A window of Aerococcus urinae contains these coding sequences:
- a CDS encoding helix-turn-helix domain-containing protein, translated as MSNIEIKLDPTVSKGFVDQLKPYLNQLAEDLKRDLAINREMLTIDEVCQLYSTSRNTVTEKWHRELGLPLSKLGNKIYIERQVLNDFIRSHPYQ; from the coding sequence ATGAGTAATATTGAAATTAAATTAGATCCTACCGTTTCAAAAGGCTTTGTAGACCAGTTAAAGCCCTATCTGAACCAACTGGCCGAAGACCTCAAGAGAGATTTAGCCATTAACAGGGAAATGCTCACGATTGATGAAGTCTGTCAGTTATATTCCACCAGCCGGAACACGGTAACGGAAAAGTGGCACAGAGAACTAGGCTTGCCCCTCAGTAAGCTAGGAAACAAGATCTATATTGAACGTCAAGTGCTAAACGACTTCATTAGATCGCACCCTTACCAATAA